One Gemmatimonadota bacterium DNA window includes the following coding sequences:
- a CDS encoding type II toxin-antitoxin system prevent-host-death family antitoxin, translated as MDEEAGVAELKARLSHFLRRVRGGRSITVVARDRPVARLVPYEQRRGLSVREPLAGAPALKDVPLPEPVPVERDIVELLREERGTR; from the coding sequence ATGGACGAAGAAGCCGGTGTCGCAGAGCTCAAGGCCCGCCTCAGCCACTTCCTCCGGCGGGTGCGGGGAGGACGGTCCATCACGGTGGTTGCGAGAGATCGACCCGTCGCGCGACTGGTGCCCTACGAGCAGCGGCGGGGGCTCTCGGTCCGGGAGCCGCTCGCGGGAGCCCCGGCCTTGAAGGACGTGCCCTTGCCGGAGCCGGTGCCGGTGGAGCGGGACATCGTCGAGCTTCTCAGGGAGGAGCGCGGTACGCGGTGA
- a CDS encoding PIN domain-containing protein — protein sequence MIAYVDASVLLRVVLGQRDRLPEWTHIEAGVVSALAEVECLRTLDRLRLLEGLGDELLAERRSALYRLFESMHVVDPSRGVLARASLPLPTTLGTLDAIHLATALLWREENRIDLVMATHDRALGTAARAMGLSVVGV from the coding sequence GTGATCGCGTACGTGGATGCCTCCGTCCTGCTCCGCGTGGTGCTGGGGCAGCGGGACCGCCTTCCCGAGTGGACGCACATCGAGGCGGGAGTGGTCAGCGCTCTCGCGGAGGTCGAGTGCCTGCGCACACTGGATCGGCTCCGACTCCTCGAAGGATTGGGCGATGAGCTGCTCGCGGAAAGGCGCAGCGCCCTCTACCGGCTCTTCGAGTCCATGCACGTCGTCGATCCCAGCCGGGGCGTGCTGGCCCGTGCGTCCCTACCGCTGCCCACCACCCTGGGCACGCTGGACGCCATCCACCTGGCCACGGCCCTGCTCTGGCGCGAGGAGAACCGGATCGACCTCGTCATGGCCACGCACGATCGGGCGCTGGGTACGGCGGCGCGAGCGATGGGCCTGAGCGTGGTGGGGGTGTAG
- a CDS encoding ATP-binding protein yields the protein MLLPRTRHVAAIAELLEQFPVVAITGARQVGKTTLASILERHAPTTPVTCFDLEDPRDRSRLSDPILALEPLRGLVVLDEIQRLPDVFSVLRVLADRPNAPARFLVLGSAGPALLRQASESLAGRIAYHELGPLALDEIDAADAERLWIRGGFPRSFLADSEAHSVRWRREFVRTFTERDLPQLGVGVPSETMRRFWTMLAHMHGHVLNASAIGRSFGVSDTTVRRYLDTLASALVVRVLPPWHENLRKRQVRAPKVFIADTGVLHALLGLESREAIEGHPQVGASWESFALCNVMERLGTRWGEDAFFWGTHGGAEIDLVVIRGPRRVGFEVKRTTAPTVTPSMRIALDDLGLERIDVLHAGTDTYPLGERIRAVSTYRIWEDVEGL from the coding sequence ATGCTCCTTCCTCGTACGCGCCATGTCGCGGCCATCGCTGAGCTCCTGGAGCAGTTTCCGGTCGTTGCGATCACCGGAGCCCGGCAGGTGGGCAAGACCACCCTCGCCTCCATCCTCGAGCGCCACGCTCCCACGACCCCGGTCACCTGCTTCGACCTGGAGGATCCTCGGGACCGGTCGCGCCTGTCCGATCCGATCCTCGCCCTGGAGCCTCTGCGCGGTCTCGTGGTGCTGGACGAGATCCAGCGACTCCCGGACGTCTTCTCCGTGCTCCGGGTCCTGGCGGATCGGCCGAACGCTCCCGCGCGCTTCCTCGTGCTCGGAAGCGCGGGGCCCGCGCTCCTGCGCCAGGCGTCCGAGTCCCTTGCGGGGCGGATCGCCTATCACGAGCTGGGGCCGCTCGCCCTGGACGAGATCGACGCCGCAGACGCCGAGCGCCTGTGGATCCGAGGGGGCTTCCCCAGGTCCTTCCTCGCCGATTCCGAAGCCCACAGCGTTCGGTGGCGACGCGAGTTCGTGCGGACCTTCACCGAGCGCGACCTTCCGCAGTTGGGCGTGGGTGTCCCTTCGGAGACGATGCGCCGCTTCTGGACCATGCTGGCCCACATGCACGGCCATGTGCTCAATGCGTCGGCCATCGGTCGATCCTTCGGCGTATCGGATACCACCGTGCGTCGCTACCTGGACACCCTCGCTTCCGCGTTGGTCGTGCGGGTCTTGCCGCCCTGGCATGAGAACCTGCGCAAGCGACAGGTCAGGGCACCCAAGGTGTTCATCGCCGATACAGGCGTCCTGCATGCGCTGCTGGGGCTCGAATCTCGCGAGGCGATCGAGGGGCATCCGCAGGTCGGCGCCTCCTGGGAATCGTTCGCCCTCTGCAACGTCATGGAGCGGCTGGGGACCCGCTGGGGAGAGGACGCATTCTTCTGGGGCACGCACGGAGGCGCCGAGATCGACTTGGTGGTGATCCGTGGACCTCGACGGGTCGGGTTCGAGGTCAAGCGCACCACCGCGCCCACCGTCACGCCCTCCATGCGGATCGCGCTGGACGACCTCGGGCTGGAGCGCATCGACGTCCTCCACGCCGGCACCGACACCTATCCGCTGGGGGAACGGATCCGCGCGGTTTCGACCTACCGGATCTGGGAGGACGTGGAGGGGCTGTAG